A section of the Rhodothermus profundi genome encodes:
- the hisH gene encoding imidazole glycerol phosphate synthase subunit HisH, translated as MVTLIDYGIGNLRSLEKAFQAVGAEVQRTDQPDALQRARRLVLPGVGAFGACMAELHRRRLIAPIREAVRRGIPLLGVCAGLQLLFEESEEHGRHEGLGLLPGRVVRFPEATSDGQRLKVPHMGWNTITPHRPSPLLNGIPAGTYFYFVHSYYAVAADPNDVLATSCYGGVSFPAIVGRGRVFGVQFHPEKSQQRGLRILKNFLDLSA; from the coding sequence ATGGTTACGCTCATTGACTACGGAATCGGGAACCTACGCTCGCTGGAAAAAGCCTTTCAGGCCGTGGGCGCTGAGGTGCAACGCACCGATCAGCCCGACGCCCTGCAGCGAGCCAGACGCCTAGTGCTGCCTGGCGTAGGCGCCTTTGGAGCCTGCATGGCTGAGCTGCATCGCCGCCGGCTGATCGCCCCCATCCGCGAAGCTGTCCGCCGGGGCATTCCGCTTCTGGGCGTGTGCGCCGGCCTGCAACTACTTTTCGAGGAAAGCGAGGAGCACGGCCGGCACGAAGGATTGGGTCTGCTGCCGGGACGCGTTGTTCGCTTTCCGGAGGCCACCTCAGACGGCCAGCGTCTGAAGGTTCCCCACATGGGGTGGAATACCATCACTCCCCACCGTCCCTCCCCCCTCCTCAACGGCATTCCGGCAGGGACGTACTTTTACTTCGTGCACTCTTACTACGCCGTAGCCGCCGACCCTAACGATGTGCTGGCTACCTCCTGCTACGGAGGCGTGTCGTTTCCAGCCATTGTCGGACGCGGCCGGGTCTTTGGCGTGCAGTTTCACCCGGAAAAAAGTCAACAACGTGGGCTGCGAATCCTGAAAAATTTTCTGGATCTATCTGCTTGA
- the hisA gene encoding 1-(5-phosphoribosyl)-5-[(5-phosphoribosylamino)methylideneamino]imidazole-4-carboxamide isomerase translates to MLLVIPAIDIRGGRCVRLYQGAYERETVYFDDPVKMACLWRVQNARVLHVVDLDAARGQGHNREVIGAICRTLDIPIQVGGGIRTLEDIESLLQQGVYRVVLGTVAVREPDLVSEAIARYGCSRVVVGIDARDGEVRVQGWTEGTGVDAVALALDMEQRGVRRFVYTDISRDGTLEGPNVDMYRTLGMHLKKARITASGGVGGYRDLMRLQELAPYRVDSVIIGRALYENRFPCQQFWCWHDKENVDLTRFSTAPLRRKIKLPTAK, encoded by the coding sequence ATGCTCCTGGTCATTCCGGCCATCGACATCCGCGGCGGGCGTTGCGTGCGGCTCTATCAAGGCGCGTACGAGCGGGAGACGGTCTACTTTGACGATCCGGTCAAAATGGCCTGTCTGTGGCGGGTGCAGAACGCCCGGGTGCTTCACGTCGTAGACCTGGATGCAGCGAGGGGCCAGGGTCATAACCGGGAAGTCATTGGCGCCATCTGTCGCACCCTCGACATTCCAATCCAGGTCGGCGGCGGCATCCGAACGTTAGAAGACATCGAAAGTCTGCTCCAGCAGGGCGTCTATCGGGTGGTGCTGGGCACCGTAGCCGTCCGCGAACCGGACCTGGTCTCTGAAGCGATTGCGCGCTACGGTTGCAGCCGCGTAGTAGTAGGTATAGACGCCCGAGATGGAGAGGTGCGGGTGCAGGGCTGGACAGAAGGCACAGGCGTGGATGCTGTCGCGCTGGCGCTTGACATGGAGCAACGGGGCGTGCGGCGCTTCGTCTACACCGACATCAGCCGCGACGGCACCCTGGAAGGCCCCAACGTCGATATGTACCGCACGCTGGGCATGCACCTGAAAAAGGCGCGCATCACGGCTTCGGGTGGCGTAGGCGGCTATCGCGACCTGATGCGGCTGCAGGAACTGGCGCCGTACCGGGTCGATTCGGTAATCATTGGACGAGCCCTCTACGAAAATCGATTCCCCTGCCAGCAGTTCTGGTGCTGGCATGATAAGGAAAACGTAGACCTGACGCGCTTTTCGACAGCTCCCTTGAGACGTAAAATCAAATTACCAACGGCGAAGTAG
- the hisB gene encoding imidazoleglycerol-phosphate dehydratase HisB, protein MASTPAFTPRTASRRRLTGETQVEVSLTLDGTGRADCQTGVGFLDHMLTLWAHHGGFDLTVRCQGDLHVDEHHSVEDVAITLGQTFAEALEDKAYIARYGYAYVPMDDALARAVVDLSGRFYFVFIADFDRPTVGDLATELVSHFWYAFAEQVRCNLHIQVFYGQNTHHKIEAIFKAVARALREAVQRDRRFGPVRSTKGVL, encoded by the coding sequence ATGGCTTCCACGCCCGCTTTTACGCCCCGCACGGCCTCCCGTCGCCGCCTTACAGGCGAAACCCAGGTTGAAGTCTCCCTCACACTCGACGGTACGGGCCGCGCCGACTGCCAGACTGGCGTTGGTTTTCTGGATCACATGCTAACGTTGTGGGCGCACCACGGTGGCTTTGACCTGACCGTCCGCTGCCAGGGAGATCTGCACGTAGATGAACATCACTCTGTTGAAGACGTGGCCATCACGCTGGGCCAGACGTTTGCAGAAGCGCTGGAAGATAAAGCGTACATCGCCCGTTACGGGTACGCCTATGTTCCAATGGATGACGCGTTGGCCCGGGCCGTCGTGGACCTTTCCGGCCGCTTTTATTTTGTGTTTATCGCCGACTTCGATCGGCCCACGGTCGGTGATCTGGCAACGGAGTTGGTCTCCCATTTCTGGTATGCATTTGCTGAGCAGGTGCGGTGTAACCTCCACATTCAGGTGTTCTACGGTCAGAACACGCATCATAAGATTGAAGCCATCTTCAAAGCGGTTGCCCGCGCGTTGCGCGAAGCCGTGCAGCGCGACAGACGGTTTGGTCCCGTACGTTCAACCAAAGGCGTCCTATGA
- the proC gene encoding pyrroline-5-carboxylate reductase: MSTVPPLAHQTIAIIGAGNIGRALIGGLLRGHELAPEQIRATRRNPAALEALQEEFPGIQTTTNNLLAVRDASLVVLAVKPQNIREVVDEIRAQVQPDVLILSVLAGVTTATLERLFGRPLPMVRAMPNTPALVDEGATALAAGTHARPEHLALCRQIFEAVGAVEVVPEYLMDAVTGLSGSGPAYVFMFIEALTDAGVKQGLPRPVAFRLAAQTVYGAAKLVLETGRHPAILRDEVTTPGGTAIAAVAELEAHGLRTMLINAVATATRRSQELSQLNDHG; encoded by the coding sequence ATGAGTACGGTTCCTCCGTTGGCCCATCAGACCATCGCCATCATTGGCGCCGGCAACATTGGACGTGCCCTGATAGGCGGACTGCTGCGCGGCCACGAACTGGCCCCTGAGCAAATTCGGGCTACGCGACGCAATCCCGCTGCCCTGGAAGCCCTGCAGGAAGAGTTTCCAGGCATTCAGACCACGACCAACAACCTGCTGGCCGTGCGCGACGCTTCGCTGGTGGTGCTCGCCGTCAAACCCCAGAACATCCGGGAAGTAGTCGATGAGATTCGGGCTCAGGTGCAGCCTGACGTGCTGATTCTCTCTGTACTGGCCGGGGTAACAACGGCTACGCTGGAACGGCTGTTTGGAAGGCCGTTGCCGATGGTGCGGGCTATGCCTAACACGCCAGCCCTGGTCGATGAAGGGGCTACTGCGCTGGCTGCCGGCACCCATGCCCGCCCGGAACACCTGGCGTTGTGCCGCCAGATCTTCGAAGCAGTCGGCGCCGTTGAGGTCGTGCCCGAATACCTGATGGATGCCGTTACGGGGTTGTCGGGAAGTGGTCCGGCCTATGTATTCATGTTTATTGAGGCGCTGACCGATGCCGGCGTTAAACAGGGACTGCCCCGACCGGTGGCTTTCCGACTGGCCGCCCAGACCGTCTACGGCGCCGCCAAACTTGTGCTGGAAACGGGGCGCCATCCTGCTATCCTACGCGACGAGGTCACAACGCCGGGTGGGACGGCCATTGCAGCCGTGGCGGAACTTGAAGCGCATGGCCTGCGCACCATGTTGATTAACGCGGTCGCTACCGCGACCCGCCGTTCTCAGGAGCTCAGCCAGCTTAACGACCACGGCTAA
- the metG gene encoding methionine--tRNA ligase, translated as MDDTRFDRILVTAALPYANGPIHIGHLAGAYLPADLYCRYQRLKGRDVLFICGSDELGVAILMRALEEGTTPQAIVDRYHPMIRDSFERFGMSFDYYGRTTSSVHFETSQDFFRRLDEKGVFKLKTEKHLYDPEAGLFLADRFVRGTCPVCGYEDAYGDQCERCGSSLSPTDLIQPRSVLSSATPELRETTHWYLPLGDFQPKLEAWIATHPEWKPNVLGQVRSWLQQGLRDRAVTRDIPWGVPVPEDVARRHGIDAEGKVLYVWFDAPIGYISATREWAQQQGDPEAWRRYWQDKRTRLIHFIGKDNIVFHCLMFPAMLMAHGDFVLPDNVPANEFLNLEGQKLSTSRGWAVWLHEYLEEFPPDLLRYALATMLPETRDADFSWKEFQQRVNAELADILGNFVHRTLTFAQRFAEGRVPPLRNPNPADQEALQELATFPERIGSAYEQFRFREAVQETMNLARLGNKYFNDTAPWHTRKTDPQACANTIHVSLQICAALSILMEPVLPFAAVRLRAMLRLDGVRPSTPGGKGQLGWDDAARPLLPEGHAIGQPEILFTKLDDAVIERQITRLRTRAQQAAAQTDGPPYAPLKPEILYDDFDRLDLRVGVVQKAERVPKSKKLLRLEVDLGFEKRQILAGVAQQMAPEDLEGRRVVVVANLKPRKMMGLESQGMLLMAEDREGRLVPVTAESEPGAVVR; from the coding sequence ATGGACGACACGCGATTTGACCGCATTCTGGTAACCGCGGCGCTACCGTACGCAAACGGCCCTATCCATATCGGGCATCTGGCAGGGGCCTATCTGCCAGCCGACCTCTACTGCCGCTATCAGCGCCTCAAAGGCCGTGATGTACTGTTCATCTGCGGGTCCGATGAACTGGGCGTGGCGATCCTGATGCGCGCGCTCGAAGAAGGAACTACGCCGCAAGCTATCGTGGATCGCTACCACCCCATGATTCGCGATAGTTTTGAGCGCTTCGGAATGAGCTTTGACTATTACGGGCGGACCACCTCATCGGTGCACTTTGAGACCAGCCAGGACTTTTTCCGACGCCTGGACGAAAAGGGCGTGTTCAAGTTGAAAACAGAAAAGCATCTCTACGATCCTGAAGCCGGGCTCTTCCTGGCCGACCGGTTTGTACGCGGCACCTGCCCCGTCTGCGGCTATGAAGATGCGTATGGCGACCAGTGCGAACGCTGCGGCTCGTCGCTCAGTCCAACCGATCTCATCCAGCCACGCAGCGTGCTTTCCAGCGCAACGCCGGAGCTTCGAGAGACGACGCACTGGTATCTTCCCCTGGGTGATTTTCAACCTAAGCTGGAAGCCTGGATTGCCACGCATCCGGAGTGGAAACCTAACGTGCTGGGCCAGGTGCGGAGCTGGCTCCAGCAGGGATTGCGCGACCGAGCCGTTACGCGGGACATTCCCTGGGGCGTACCGGTGCCAGAGGACGTGGCCCGGCGTCATGGAATTGATGCCGAAGGTAAGGTGCTTTACGTCTGGTTTGACGCTCCTATTGGCTACATTTCGGCCACGCGTGAGTGGGCGCAGCAGCAGGGCGATCCGGAAGCCTGGCGACGCTACTGGCAGGATAAACGCACCCGGCTTATTCATTTCATCGGGAAGGACAACATTGTCTTCCACTGCCTGATGTTTCCGGCCATGCTCATGGCGCATGGCGATTTTGTGCTGCCCGACAACGTCCCCGCTAACGAATTTTTGAACCTGGAGGGCCAGAAACTATCAACCAGTCGCGGCTGGGCAGTCTGGCTCCACGAATACCTGGAGGAATTCCCGCCCGATCTGCTTCGCTACGCACTGGCCACCATGCTGCCCGAGACGCGCGACGCAGATTTTAGCTGGAAGGAATTCCAGCAACGCGTCAATGCGGAGCTGGCCGATATTCTGGGCAATTTTGTCCATCGCACGCTAACCTTTGCGCAGCGGTTTGCGGAAGGCCGGGTGCCCCCGCTGCGCAACCCGAATCCTGCGGATCAGGAGGCCTTGCAGGAACTGGCAACTTTTCCAGAACGCATTGGCTCGGCCTACGAGCAGTTTCGATTCCGGGAAGCCGTACAGGAAACGATGAACCTGGCCCGGCTGGGCAATAAATACTTCAACGACACAGCCCCCTGGCATACGCGTAAGACCGATCCGCAGGCCTGTGCCAATACAATCCATGTCTCGCTTCAGATTTGCGCGGCCCTGAGCATCCTGATGGAGCCGGTGTTGCCGTTTGCTGCAGTGCGGCTGCGCGCCATGCTCCGACTCGACGGGGTGCGGCCCAGCACGCCGGGCGGGAAGGGACAGCTCGGATGGGACGACGCAGCACGTCCGCTGTTGCCGGAAGGCCATGCCATTGGTCAGCCGGAGATCTTATTTACCAAACTCGACGATGCCGTGATCGAACGGCAAATCACCCGGCTCAGGACGCGAGCGCAGCAGGCGGCGGCACAGACCGATGGGCCACCCTACGCGCCGCTCAAGCCGGAGATTCTCTATGACGATTTTGATCGACTGGACCTCCGGGTAGGGGTCGTGCAAAAGGCCGAGCGCGTGCCCAAGTCGAAAAAACTGCTGCGCCTGGAAGTCGATCTGGGCTTTGAGAAACGACAGATTCTGGCCGGTGTGGCCCAGCAAATGGCGCCTGAAGACCTGGAAGGAAGGCGCGTGGTCGTCGTAGCCAACTTGAAGCCTCGCAAGATGATGGGGCTTGAGAGCCAGGGGATGCTGCTTATGGCCGAAGATCGAGAAGGACGGCTGGTGCCGGTTACGGCCGAGAGCGAACCGGGTGCTGTCGTGCGGTAG